A single region of the Vicia villosa cultivar HV-30 ecotype Madison, WI linkage group LG4, Vvil1.0, whole genome shotgun sequence genome encodes:
- the LOC131597299 gene encoding uncharacterized protein LOC131597299, translated as MVVEVPAKGSVTTSLVCLKCPLSIFGRDFAVDLVCLLLAGLDVILGMNWLEYNYAHINCYNKTVRFSTAEEEEAGLVSSKQVRQLLKEEVEMFSLMATLSIENQNIVDELPVVSEFPEFFPDEIPDVPPERGI; from the coding sequence ATGGTAGTTGAGGTTCCAGCTAAAGGATCTGTGACTACATCTCTTGTTTGTTTGAAGTGTCCGCTGTCGATCTTCGGCAGGGACTTTGCTGTTGATTTAGTATGTTTACTGTTAGCCGGGCTAGACGTAAttttgggaatgaactggttagaatatAACTATGCTCATATCAATTGTTATAACAAGACTGTGAGATTTTCAACTGccgaagaagaagaagctggTTTAGTGTCGTCTAAGCAGGTACGACAATTGCTGAAGGAAGAAGTAGAGATGTTCTCGTTGATGGCAACATTGTCAATCGAGAATCAGAACATCGTCGATGAATTACCGGTAGTAAGTGAATTCCCTGAATTTTTTCCCGATGAGATTCCTGATGTGCCGCCAGAAAGAGGAATTTAG
- the LOC131597300 gene encoding uncharacterized protein LOC131597300, with product MDCTQAQKVRYGTHMLVVEADDWWLATRQRLEAAGEEITWDVFRRELLRKYYPESVRGKKEIEFHELKQGNMSKAIGYQQIRVFPNLVDSCRIFEEDNAAHYKIVSDRRGRQNQQRGKPYDTPAGKGKQRAVPGQRTSGGGAPAPIVCFKCGKAGHKSTYCTNDVKKCFRCGKIGHTMSECRHKEVVCFNCGEEGHIGSQCQKPKKA from the exons ATGGATTGTACTCAGGCACAGAAAGTTCGCTATGGGACACATATGCTAGTTGtcgaagctgacgactggtggctaGCAACGCGCCAGAGACTAGAAGCTGCAGGTGAAGAGATCACTTGGGATGTGTTCCGAAGAGAACTTTTAAGAAAGTATTATCCTGAGAGTGTCCGTGGTAAGAAAGAAATTGAGTTCCACGAACTGAAACAAGGGAACATGTCA AAAGCTATAGGGTATCAGCAGATCCGCGTTTTCCCTAACTTGGTAGACAGCTgcagaatctttgaggaagataaTGCTGCTCACTATAAGATTGTCAGTGATAGAAGAGGCAGGCAGAATCAGCAACGTGGCAAGCCTTATGACACTCCAGCTGGCAAGGGCAAACAAAGAGCTGTTCCGGGCCAGAGAACAAGTGGGGGAGGTGCTCCTGCTCCGATTGTGTGTTTTAAGTGTGGGAAGGCTGGTCATAAGAGTACTTACTGCACTAATGATGTTAAGAAGTGTTTTCGTTGTGGCAAGATTGGTCATACGATGTCTGAATGTAGACATAAAGAAGTGGTGTGTTTTAATTGCGGCGAAGAAGGACACATTGGAAGTCAATGTCAGAAACCAAAGAAGGCATAa